One genomic window of Devosia salina includes the following:
- a CDS encoding Bug family tripartite tricarboxylate transporter substrate binding protein — translation MNKLLLAALVSSAIAIPAYAADYTIMAPASPGGGWDQTARSMQQALTEEGISGNVQVTNVPGAGGTIGLAQFATQENGNPNALIVGGYVMVGAILTNMSPVTLENVTPIARLIGESDVIVVPANSELQTMDDLVAKLKADPGAVAWAGGSAGGVDHIAAGLIAKAVGVDPTQVNYIAYSGGGEALAAVLGGQVTVGISGYGEFESQIAAGELRALAVTGADEVDGIPTLKESNVDVNVENWRMVAAAPGITDEQKAAITADIEKMASSDTWKSIMETNGWQDMYMSGADFDAQLAKDIESTTAVLKDIGLVQ, via the coding sequence ATGAACAAGCTGCTTCTCGCGGCGCTGGTGTCCAGCGCCATTGCCATTCCCGCTTATGCGGCCGATTACACCATCATGGCGCCGGCTTCGCCCGGTGGTGGCTGGGACCAGACGGCCCGCTCCATGCAGCAGGCCCTGACCGAGGAAGGCATTTCGGGCAATGTGCAGGTGACCAACGTCCCCGGTGCCGGTGGCACTATCGGACTTGCCCAGTTTGCCACCCAGGAAAACGGCAACCCCAACGCTCTGATCGTGGGCGGCTACGTGATGGTCGGCGCTATCCTGACCAACATGTCGCCCGTCACGCTTGAGAACGTCACCCCGATCGCCCGCCTGATCGGTGAATCGGACGTGATCGTGGTGCCCGCCAATTCCGAACTCCAGACCATGGATGACCTGGTGGCCAAGCTCAAGGCCGATCCGGGCGCCGTTGCCTGGGCCGGTGGTTCGGCCGGTGGCGTCGACCACATTGCGGCTGGTCTCATCGCCAAGGCCGTTGGTGTTGATCCGACCCAGGTCAACTACATCGCCTATTCGGGCGGTGGCGAGGCCCTCGCGGCCGTGCTTGGCGGCCAGGTTACCGTCGGTATCTCGGGATATGGCGAATTCGAATCGCAGATCGCTGCCGGCGAGCTGCGTGCCCTGGCCGTGACCGGCGCCGATGAAGTCGACGGCATTCCGACTCTCAAGGAATCCAATGTCGACGTGAATGTGGAGAACTGGCGTATGGTCGCCGCGGCTCCCGGCATCACCGATGAACAGAAGGCCGCGATCACGGCCGACATCGAAAAGATGGCGTCGTCCGACACCTGGAAGTCGATCATGGAAACCAATGGCTGGCAGGACATGTACATGTCCGGCGCCGATTTCGATGCCCAGCTTGCCAAGGATATCGAATCGACCACCGCCGTTCTCAAAGACATCGGCCTGGTGCAATGA
- a CDS encoding tripartite tricarboxylate transporter TctB family protein — translation MSSGTNLQRRPDGAALVIAVILLAISLVIFWQTSTMRLPPLQARVGPQVFPYGIAAGLFLLSIGTAISAWRGNFPARTRDNYGPVLWVIAGLLGQITLVSWAGFSIGTGVLVACTTKAFGRGPLWFTFLCGTAFAFVIWFIFARGLQLSLPTGPLERLIP, via the coding sequence ATGAGTTCCGGCACCAACCTTCAGCGCCGCCCCGATGGGGCGGCGCTTGTCATTGCCGTGATCCTGCTGGCCATCTCCCTCGTCATTTTCTGGCAGACCAGCACCATGCGCCTGCCGCCGCTGCAGGCGCGGGTCGGGCCCCAGGTCTTCCCCTATGGCATTGCGGCCGGGCTGTTCCTTCTCTCCATCGGCACCGCCATTTCCGCCTGGCGCGGAAATTTCCCCGCCCGCACCCGGGATAATTACGGGCCCGTCCTTTGGGTCATTGCCGGTTTGCTGGGACAGATCACGCTGGTCTCCTGGGCCGGGTTTTCCATCGGCACCGGCGTATTGGTGGCCTGCACCACCAAGGCCTTCGGGCGCGGTCCGCTGTGGTTCACCTTCCTGTGCGGCACGGCTTTCGCCTTCGTCATCTGGTTCATCTTCGCTCGCGGACTGCAGCTTTCGCTGCCCACCGGCCCGCTTGAGCGCCTCATTCCCTGA
- a CDS encoding tripartite tricarboxylate transporter permease gives MDTFGLLANGLAAALQWQNLIYAFIGVTLGTAVGVLPGIGPALTVALLLPVTYRLDPAGSLIMFAGIYYGGMYGGSTTSILLNTPGESASIVTALEGNKMARKGRGGPALATAAIGSFVAGLIATLALAFVAPWVVRIAIAFGPADYFALMVLAFVTVSAAFGDSPLRGITALFIGLGLGVIGIDLQTGQARLSFGVPDLLDGIEVTTLAVALFAIGETLAIAATAANVKDEIIAVKGSIWMTVQDWKRSWPAWLRGGLIGFPIGAMPAGGAEIGTFFSYAAERRLSKHPEEFGEGAIEGVAGPEAANNASAAGTLVPLLTLGLPTSATAAIMLAGFQQFGLQPGPLLFTSNAPLVWALIASLLVANFMLLVLNLPLIGLWVKLLTIPKPWLYAGILLFATLGTLGANGAMSGTLGPIHFSFELMMLLGFGILGYVLRRFGYPIAPVVIGLILGPLAEQQLRRALAISQGDPMILVHSPLAIGLYLVAAAAVLIPLYLRMRGKGEVLSQLAADED, from the coding sequence ATGGACACATTCGGCCTTCTCGCCAACGGCCTCGCGGCCGCGCTGCAATGGCAGAACCTCATCTATGCCTTTATCGGCGTGACCCTGGGCACCGCCGTGGGCGTTCTGCCCGGCATCGGCCCGGCGCTCACCGTGGCGCTGTTGCTGCCCGTTACCTACCGCCTCGACCCTGCCGGCTCGCTGATCATGTTCGCCGGCATCTATTATGGCGGCATGTATGGCGGCTCGACGACCTCCATCCTGCTCAATACGCCAGGCGAAAGTGCCTCTATCGTCACCGCACTCGAGGGCAACAAGATGGCGCGCAAGGGCAGGGGTGGTCCAGCCCTTGCCACGGCGGCCATCGGCTCCTTTGTAGCAGGCCTGATCGCCACGCTGGCCCTGGCCTTTGTCGCCCCCTGGGTGGTCCGCATCGCCATCGCCTTCGGTCCGGCCGATTATTTTGCGCTGATGGTCCTGGCCTTCGTGACCGTTTCGGCCGCCTTTGGCGACAGTCCGCTGCGCGGCATCACCGCGCTGTTCATCGGGCTGGGCCTGGGGGTCATCGGCATCGACCTGCAGACCGGCCAGGCGCGCCTTTCCTTCGGCGTTCCCGATCTTCTCGATGGGATCGAGGTGACCACCCTGGCGGTGGCGCTATTTGCCATCGGCGAGACCCTTGCCATCGCGGCCACCGCCGCCAACGTCAAGGACGAGATCATCGCGGTCAAGGGTTCGATCTGGATGACCGTGCAGGACTGGAAGCGCTCCTGGCCCGCCTGGCTGCGCGGCGGACTCATCGGTTTCCCGATCGGCGCAATGCCCGCCGGCGGCGCCGAGATCGGCACCTTCTTCTCCTATGCCGCCGAGCGCCGTCTCTCCAAGCATCCCGAGGAATTCGGCGAGGGCGCCATCGAGGGCGTGGCCGGACCGGAGGCCGCCAACAATGCCTCCGCCGCCGGTACCCTGGTGCCGCTGCTGACACTGGGCCTGCCGACCTCAGCAACCGCCGCCATCATGCTGGCCGGTTTCCAGCAGTTCGGCCTGCAGCCCGGCCCCCTGCTGTTCACCAGCAATGCGCCGCTGGTCTGGGCGCTGATTGCCAGCCTGCTCGTCGCCAATTTCATGCTTCTGGTGCTCAACCTGCCGCTGATCGGTCTCTGGGTTAAGCTCCTCACCATTCCCAAGCCCTGGCTCTATGCGGGCATCTTGCTCTTTGCCACGCTCGGCACGCTTGGGGCCAATGGCGCCATGTCGGGGACCCTGGGGCCGATCCACTTTTCGTTCGAGCTGATGATGCTGCTGGGCTTCGGCATATTGGGCTATGTCCTGCGCCGCTTCGGCTATCCCATCGCGCCGGTTGTGATCGGCCTCATTCTCGGGCCGCTGGCCGAGCAGCAATTGCGCCGCGCGCTGGCGATCAGCCAGGGCGACCCGATGATCCTGGTGCATTCGCCGCTGGCCATCGGCCTTTACCTGGTTGCGGCCGCCGCCGTGCTGATCCCGCTCTATCTGCGCATGCGCGGCAAGGGCGAGGTCCTGAGCCAGCTCGCGGCGGACGAGGACTAG
- a CDS encoding extracellular solute-binding protein translates to MTAKRFSLRRRIFALAVALLMLAAVVLIIFIRDYAERASDRAFDRLLAASALTIAGAVQVENDAVVVEIPFAAFAMFSGRDRVFYAVEDPDARTVTGYEDLAAQVGETVSAEPSFVDMRYRGETVRVASVGRLISTPSDTGWVTIHVAETQNQREALSNEILSNAVLPVIALTLLAVGLVWFGISRMFAPLTELEHELRARAPDDLSPITVPVPEEVDHLVSALNGFMGRLQKAMERVSGLVAEAAHEVRTPLASLRAQAEVAMDEQDPDALRRRVGRIHTGAVQASQLVSQLLMEATISHRMENQEIETTTLAAVIEDVRQRLDPEQARRLVIDLAADAAVAQLRGDRVALREMMRNVVDNALVYSEASVDIAGRIEMGYLVVEVSDRGPGIEESEKASVLERFKRGRASNGKVGSGLGLSIVARVAAAHRGTLTLLDRSGGGLVVSIALPLLRRSAGAGGSGVLPVMGALVVVAALWGSPAPAEAATTTYPAPDGSSQTTLTILGTTDTPLFAYFVAGFQAQRPDVSVIYEETDSLPLYEGFLAGTLDRAPDLLISSASDLQLKLANDGHALAYDSPWLSGLPDWAHWRSEVFGFTFEPAVIIYNRDLIADDEVPRTHLTLAELLETQTERFRGRIATYDIGVSGVGYLLAAQDQTISSTFWRLASAFGRVNAQFSGSSPAILNGVADGTLALGYNVLGSYAFARQAEGAPIEIVVPDDYVLVLTRSMLIPRDAPNAELAKAFVDFALSPAGQAIASGPTALGSVVPNGSGAWTSEAIAARGRGVIQPIPLGPGLLVALDRLRRQRFLDTWQEIVSPKP, encoded by the coding sequence TTGACCGCCAAACGCTTTTCCTTGCGGCGCCGTATCTTTGCGCTGGCGGTGGCGCTGCTCATGCTCGCTGCCGTGGTGCTGATCATCTTCATCCGCGACTATGCCGAGCGCGCCTCCGACCGCGCCTTCGACAGGCTGCTCGCCGCTTCCGCCCTGACCATTGCCGGCGCCGTACAGGTCGAGAATGACGCTGTGGTAGTGGAAATCCCCTTTGCCGCCTTCGCCATGTTTTCGGGCCGTGACCGGGTGTTCTACGCCGTGGAAGACCCGGATGCGCGCACCGTGACCGGCTATGAAGACCTGGCGGCGCAGGTGGGCGAGACCGTTTCAGCCGAGCCGAGCTTTGTCGACATGCGCTATCGCGGCGAGACAGTGCGCGTGGCCAGCGTCGGCAGGCTGATTTCGACCCCCAGCGATACCGGCTGGGTCACCATCCATGTCGCCGAGACCCAGAACCAGCGCGAGGCGCTGTCCAACGAAATCCTCTCCAACGCCGTGTTGCCGGTTATTGCCCTCACCTTGCTGGCAGTGGGTCTGGTCTGGTTTGGCATTTCGCGCATGTTCGCGCCACTGACCGAACTGGAACACGAATTGCGGGCGCGGGCGCCCGATGATCTCTCCCCAATCACCGTGCCGGTGCCGGAGGAAGTCGACCACCTGGTTTCAGCGCTCAACGGCTTCATGGGACGGCTGCAAAAGGCCATGGAGCGGGTGAGCGGACTGGTGGCCGAGGCCGCGCACGAGGTGCGAACCCCCCTCGCCTCTTTGCGTGCCCAGGCGGAAGTGGCGATGGACGAGCAGGACCCGGACGCCCTGCGGCGGCGCGTCGGGCGCATCCATACCGGTGCGGTGCAGGCCAGCCAGCTGGTCAGCCAGTTGCTGATGGAAGCCACCATCTCTCATCGGATGGAGAACCAGGAAATTGAAACCACGACGCTGGCGGCGGTGATCGAGGACGTGCGGCAGAGGCTGGATCCCGAGCAGGCGCGCCGCCTGGTGATCGACCTGGCCGCGGACGCCGCGGTAGCCCAGTTGCGGGGAGACCGCGTGGCGCTGCGCGAGATGATGCGCAATGTGGTGGACAATGCGCTGGTCTATTCGGAGGCGTCTGTCGATATCGCCGGTCGCATCGAGATGGGATATCTGGTGGTGGAGGTCAGCGACAGGGGGCCGGGCATCGAGGAGAGCGAGAAGGCGAGCGTGCTGGAACGGTTCAAGCGCGGCAGGGCCAGCAATGGCAAGGTGGGGTCGGGGCTGGGCCTGTCCATTGTCGCGCGCGTGGCCGCGGCGCATCGGGGCACACTGACCCTTCTCGACCGATCCGGCGGCGGCCTCGTCGTGTCCATCGCCCTGCCACTGCTCCGCCGCTCGGCCGGCGCCGGCGGCTCGGGCGTCTTGCCGGTTATGGGTGCGCTGGTCGTGGTGGCTGCCCTCTGGGGATCGCCCGCACCTGCAGAGGCGGCCACGACCACTTACCCGGCTCCCGATGGGTCGAGCCAGACCACGCTGACCATTCTGGGTACGACCGACACGCCGCTCTTTGCCTATTTTGTCGCGGGCTTTCAGGCCCAGCGACCGGATGTGAGCGTGATCTACGAAGAGACCGACTCCTTGCCGCTCTATGAAGGGTTCCTGGCCGGCACGCTCGACCGGGCGCCGGACCTGCTGATCAGTTCGGCCTCTGACCTGCAGCTCAAGCTGGCCAATGACGGACATGCCCTGGCCTATGACAGCCCCTGGCTTTCCGGGCTTCCCGACTGGGCACATTGGCGCAGTGAAGTGTTCGGCTTCACCTTCGAGCCGGCCGTCATCATTTATAATCGCGACCTGATCGCCGACGACGAAGTGCCTCGCACGCACCTGACACTGGCGGAACTGCTCGAAACCCAGACCGAGCGCTTCCGCGGCAGGATCGCAACCTATGACATTGGGGTTTCCGGCGTCGGCTACCTTCTGGCCGCGCAGGACCAGACGATCTCATCCACCTTCTGGCGCCTGGCCAGCGCCTTTGGCCGGGTCAATGCGCAATTCTCGGGCTCCAGCCCGGCCATTCTCAACGGCGTGGCCGATGGCACGCTGGCGCTGGGCTATAATGTGCTCGGCTCCTATGCCTTTGCCCGGCAGGCCGAGGGAGCGCCGATAGAGATCGTGGTGCCCGACGACTATGTGCTGGTGCTGACCCGCTCCATGCTGATCCCGCGCGACGCACCCAATGCCGAGCTGGCAAAGGCCTTCGTGGATTTTGCCCTGTCGCCGGCTGGGCAGGCCATTGCCTCGGGCCCGACCGCCCTCGGTTCGGTGGTGCCGAATGGTTCGGGCGCATGGACCAGCGAAGCGATCGCGGCACGCGGACGCGGCGTCATCCAGCCCATTCCGCTCGGTCCGGGCCTTCTCGTGGCGCTGGACAGATTGCGGCGGCAACGCTTCCTCGACACCTGGCAGGAAATCGTCTCCCCTAAGCCCTAA
- a CDS encoding response regulator transcription factor, whose protein sequence is MRILLVEDNEDLGEAIEKRLRSAGHSVEWVRDGDDVVPTAEAEPFDAVALDLMLPHRDGISLIAELRKRKFNAPILVITARSEIDDKVSLLDLGADDYLVKPFDLRELEARLRALLRRTGGQASSTVGVGNLELDLAGLNAAVDGKALELGRREFRLLEILVAHAGKVVAKERLMNQLFNFDESVSVNALELHISRLRKKLENANVEIGTIRGVGYMMRVIDA, encoded by the coding sequence ATGCGCATATTGCTGGTGGAGGACAATGAGGATCTGGGCGAGGCGATCGAAAAGCGCCTGCGCTCGGCCGGCCATTCGGTGGAGTGGGTGCGCGACGGCGACGATGTGGTGCCGACGGCCGAGGCGGAACCCTTCGACGCCGTGGCGCTCGATCTCATGCTGCCGCATCGCGACGGCATCAGCTTGATTGCCGAACTGCGCAAGCGCAAGTTCAACGCGCCGATCCTGGTGATCACTGCGCGCTCGGAAATCGACGACAAAGTGAGCCTGCTCGACCTGGGCGCGGACGACTATCTGGTCAAGCCCTTCGACCTGCGCGAACTCGAAGCGCGGCTGCGCGCCCTGTTGCGCCGCACCGGAGGCCAGGCGTCCAGCACGGTGGGCGTGGGCAATCTGGAACTGGACCTGGCCGGGCTCAATGCCGCCGTCGATGGCAAGGCGCTGGAGCTGGGGCGGCGCGAATTCCGGCTGCTGGAAATCCTGGTCGCGCATGCCGGCAAGGTGGTCGCCAAGGAGCGGCTGATGAACCAGCTGTTCAATTTCGACGAATCCGTTTCGGTCAACGCGCTCGAGCTGCACATTTCTCGCCTGCGCAAGAAGCTCGAGAACGCCAATGTCGAGATCGGCACCATTCGCGGCGTCGGCTACATGATGCGGGTGATCGATGCGTAA
- a CDS encoding PilZ domain-containing protein — translation MPQPPSRSPARSPLLLERRIAPRRNTYIQATIAMGFASVPCIVRNVSDTGAKLEVARVGGIPDRFDLIVPGHRPQPCRVVWRALKELGVEYQAQPHQPADNANG, via the coding sequence ATGCCACAGCCGCCCTCCCGCAGTCCCGCCAGGTCCCCGCTCCTCCTCGAACGTCGTATCGCGCCGCGCCGCAATACATACATCCAGGCCACCATCGCCATGGGGTTCGCAAGCGTGCCCTGCATCGTTCGCAATGTCTCCGACACCGGCGCCAAGCTGGAAGTCGCGCGGGTCGGCGGTATTCCCGATCGCTTTGACCTGATCGTGCCCGGTCACCGTCCGCAGCCCTGCCGCGTCGTCTGGCGCGCGCTCAAGGAACTGGGCGTCGAATACCAGGCGCAGCCGCACCAGCCGGCGGACAATGCCAACGGATAG